In a single window of the Melissococcus plutonius ATCC 35311 genome:
- the recU gene encoding Holliday junction resolvase RecU, whose product MVFHYPNGTSFKNNHDGEQKKIQEKTKQNIQFGKRGMEFEESINQSNLYYLNHGLAVIHKKPTPIQVVKVDYPRRSAAVIKEAYFRQASTTDYNGVYQGYYIDFEAKETKNKTSFPFSNFHSHQIKHINQCLKQQGICFVLLWFSSLRRCFFFEGSKLIFHWNQQSNTGKKSLPLALIEKEGIEIPCELTPPIPYLKAVDLHILNIKKSKEVKNWK is encoded by the coding sequence ATGGTATTCCATTATCCTAATGGTACTTCCTTTAAAAACAATCATGACGGAGAACAAAAAAAAATACAAGAAAAAACCAAACAGAACATTCAATTTGGCAAACGTGGAATGGAATTTGAAGAGTCGATTAACCAAAGTAATCTGTATTATTTAAATCATGGACTGGCTGTCATTCATAAGAAGCCTACACCTATTCAGGTGGTAAAGGTAGATTATCCACGCCGCAGTGCTGCAGTCATTAAGGAAGCTTATTTTCGTCAGGCATCTACCACGGATTATAATGGTGTTTATCAAGGCTATTATATTGATTTCGAAGCAAAAGAGACAAAAAATAAAACTTCTTTTCCTTTTAGTAATTTTCATTCTCATCAAATTAAACATATTAACCAATGTTTAAAACAACAAGGCATATGTTTTGTTCTGCTTTGGTTTTCATCTTTACGACGTTGTTTTTTTTTCGAAGGCTCAAAGCTCATCTTTCATTGGAATCAACAAAGTAATACGGGAAAAAAGTCACTGCCTCTGGCTTTAATAGAAAAGGAAGGCATTGAAATTCCCTGTGAACTCACTCCCCCCATTCCCTATTTAAAAGCTGTTGATCTACATATTTTAAATATAAAAAAATCAAAAGAAGTAAAAAACTGGAAGTAA
- a CDS encoding SLOG family protein, whose product MNIIKRLYITGYKSAELGIFQANDPKISIIKQCLEKQLISYLENGLNWVIISVNLGIEIWAAEVVEELKKNYPELKLSIIYPFKDFGSNWNEQNKEQQKKIENLADYCNSVSHQPYYPPIQYQNHTKFLLEHTDGCLVIYDPEYPGKTAYFLEKAQQFSKKRNYTIQQITMDDLQNCQNYEEYN is encoded by the coding sequence ATGAATATTATAAAAAGATTATATATTACTGGATATAAAAGTGCAGAATTAGGTATTTTTCAAGCAAATGATCCAAAAATTTCTATTATTAAACAATGCTTGGAAAAACAATTGATATCTTATCTAGAAAATGGGCTAAATTGGGTAATTATTTCTGTAAACTTAGGTATTGAAATCTGGGCAGCAGAGGTGGTAGAAGAGCTGAAGAAAAACTATCCAGAGCTAAAACTTAGCATTATTTATCCCTTCAAAGATTTTGGTAGTAATTGGAACGAACAAAATAAAGAACAACAAAAAAAGATAGAAAATCTTGCTGATTATTGTAATTCAGTCAGCCACCAACCTTATTATCCACCTATCCAATATCAAAATCATACAAAATTTTTATTAGAGCATACGGATGGTTGTCTAGTTATTTATGACCCTGAGTATCCTGGAAAAACTGCCTATTTTTTAGAAAAGGCCCAACAATTTTCTAAAAAAAGAAATTATACTATTCAGCAGATTACTATGGATGACTTACAAAACTGTCAAAATTATGAAGAATATAATTGA
- the gpsB gene encoding cell division regulator GpsB — translation MANLVYSPKDILQKEFKQRMRGYDPIEVDEFLDNVIKDYEAYNKEILTLQEENNRLKAKLEQMSKVQQAAPRASQEAPKSAAVTNFDILKRLSNLEREVFGKKLDDSSTTVASRMQQHTTTYDNDIDNSETRQF, via the coding sequence ATGGCAAACTTGGTATACAGTCCTAAAGATATATTACAAAAAGAATTTAAGCAAAGAATGCGCGGGTATGATCCAATTGAAGTCGATGAATTTTTAGACAATGTAATCAAAGATTATGAAGCTTACAATAAAGAAATCCTAACCTTGCAAGAAGAAAATAATCGATTAAAAGCAAAATTGGAACAAATGTCAAAAGTCCAACAAGCTGCTCCAAGAGCATCACAAGAAGCACCAAAAAGTGCAGCAGTGACAAATTTTGACATTTTAAAACGCTTATCTAATCTAGAACGCGAAGTGTTCGGTAAAAAATTAGATGATTCTTCAACAACGGTTGCTTCTCGCATGCAACAACATACAACAACTTACGACAACGATATTGACAACTCAGAAACACGTCAATTTTAA
- a CDS encoding THUMP domain-containing class I SAM-dependent RNA methyltransferase: MTNEKIFNLMATSASGIEALVGKELRALDIPCQVENGKALFQGTQTTIATTNLWLRTADRIKIVIGEFSALSFDELFEKVKALPWEDYLPLGAKFPVAGKSIKSKLYSVPDCQAITKKAIVERLKSVYHRPSTTPLPETGALFQIEVALLKDQVTLTIDTTGPSLFKRGYRLEKGGAPLKETMAAALVMLTNWRKDRPFYDPVCGSGTICIEAALIGRNIAPGFNRSFTCETWDWFDEPIFKAVREKAKYQADYEIELDITGSDINGKMIDIAHRNAQEANLESSITFKQLAVKDFKTTKDYGVMVANPPYGERLGEEETVHQLYKELGKVFQPLDTWSKYILTSDLGFETDYGEKATKKRKLYNGALRIDLFQYWGKRLPRKNS, encoded by the coding sequence ATGACAAATGAGAAAATTTTTAATTTGATGGCAACTTCTGCAAGTGGCATTGAAGCATTAGTCGGTAAGGAACTCCGTGCTTTAGATATTCCTTGTCAGGTAGAAAATGGCAAGGCATTATTTCAAGGAACCCAGACAACAATTGCGACCACCAATTTATGGTTACGGACAGCTGATCGTATTAAAATAGTTATTGGTGAATTTTCGGCTTTAAGTTTTGATGAATTGTTTGAAAAGGTTAAGGCATTACCATGGGAGGATTATTTACCTCTGGGTGCAAAATTTCCTGTAGCAGGAAAATCAATTAAATCTAAATTATACAGTGTGCCAGATTGTCAGGCAATCACTAAAAAAGCAATTGTCGAACGGTTAAAAAGTGTTTATCATCGACCAAGTACAACCCCTTTGCCTGAAACGGGTGCTCTTTTTCAAATTGAAGTTGCCTTATTAAAAGATCAAGTGACACTGACAATAGATACAACAGGACCTAGTTTATTTAAACGAGGATATCGTTTAGAAAAAGGAGGCGCGCCTTTAAAAGAAACTATGGCGGCTGCCTTGGTAATGTTAACAAATTGGCGAAAGGATCGGCCATTTTATGATCCAGTTTGCGGTTCAGGTACTATTTGTATTGAAGCTGCTTTAATTGGCCGTAATATTGCTCCAGGCTTTAATCGTAGTTTTACTTGTGAAACTTGGGATTGGTTTGATGAACCTATTTTTAAAGCAGTTCGTGAAAAAGCTAAATATCAAGCTGATTATGAAATTGAACTAGATATTACTGGATCAGATATTAATGGTAAAATGATTGATATTGCACATCGAAATGCACAAGAAGCAAACTTGGAGTCTTCCATCACATTTAAACAATTGGCAGTGAAAGATTTTAAAACAACAAAAGATTATGGTGTCATGGTTGCTAACCCACCCTATGGTGAACGTCTGGGTGAGGAAGAGACGGTTCATCAACTTTATAAAGAACTAGGAAAAGTTTTTCAGCCATTAGACACTTGGAGTAAATATATATTAACAAGCGATCTTGGTTTTGAAACGGACTATGGAGAAAAAGCAACAAAAAAACGTAAATTATACAATGGTGCACTACGGATAGATTTGTTTCAATATTGGGGAAAACGTCTACCTAGAAAGAATTCATGA
- a CDS encoding DnaD domain protein encodes MLSIDEYLKAGETTISNLVIENYQRLGLTDEEFLFWLQLFRSQNTGDLFPNLTAISQIMGKSPGKIYQLLNQLVNKGFIIIRTKQNTQGRMMDTYDLFPIFQKIYGLKQQAKQESATSVDKVRQLYQTFEKEFARQLSPIELETIGQWLEVDHYQPEIICLALKEAVLNQVYSLKYIDRILLTWERKNLTTKEQIAEDRKRRKQSLLQKEITENQKEQTNAATKITLHNWLNPEEDS; translated from the coding sequence ATGTTATCTATTGATGAATATTTAAAAGCTGGAGAAACGACAATTTCTAATTTAGTTATTGAGAATTATCAAAGATTGGGATTAACAGATGAAGAGTTTTTATTTTGGCTTCAATTATTTCGTTCACAAAATACAGGTGATTTATTTCCTAATTTGACAGCTATTAGTCAGATAATGGGTAAATCTCCAGGTAAGATTTACCAATTATTGAACCAATTGGTAAACAAGGGGTTCATTATTATACGTACCAAACAAAATACCCAAGGTAGAATGATGGATACTTATGATTTATTCCCTATTTTTCAAAAAATTTATGGATTAAAGCAACAAGCCAAACAAGAATCAGCCACATCTGTAGATAAAGTTCGCCAATTGTATCAAACGTTTGAAAAAGAATTCGCACGGCAGTTATCTCCCATTGAACTTGAAACCATTGGTCAATGGCTAGAAGTAGACCATTATCAACCTGAAATCATTTGTTTAGCATTAAAAGAAGCCGTCTTAAATCAGGTCTATAGCTTGAAGTATATTGATCGTATTCTTCTAACCTGGGAAAGAAAAAATCTGACAACAAAAGAACAAATTGCTGAAGATCGGAAAAGAAGAAAACAATCGTTATTACAAAAAGAAATTACTGAAAATCAAAAAGAACAGACAAATGCAGCAACAAAAATAACTTTACATAATTGGTTAAATCCAGAGGAAGATAGTTAG
- the nth gene encoding endonuclease III has protein sequence MLSKEKTMEAINIMYEMFPNAKGELNRKNPFEYLIAVSLSAQTTDVSVNKVTPALFAAYPTPEALANAPIEAIIEKIKTIGLYRNKAKNIKACAEQLVERFDSQVPQTHKELMSLPGVGQKTANVVMADMFNEPSLAVDTHVERVSKRLRFCSLKANVSQVEETLKKKVPKHLWIKTHHTLIFFGRYHCFARNPKCPVCPLLYMCPEGKKRLKVKND, from the coding sequence ATGCTTTCTAAAGAGAAAACAATGGAAGCAATCAATATTATGTATGAAATGTTTCCAAATGCTAAAGGGGAGCTAAATCGCAAGAATCCATTTGAATATCTTATTGCCGTTAGTCTAAGTGCTCAAACTACAGATGTTTCTGTAAATAAAGTAACACCAGCCTTATTTGCCGCTTATCCAACGCCAGAAGCTCTAGCAAATGCACCGATTGAAGCAATTATAGAAAAAATAAAAACAATTGGATTATACAGAAATAAAGCAAAAAATATTAAGGCATGTGCTGAACAATTAGTTGAACGATTTGATAGTCAGGTACCTCAAACGCATAAGGAACTAATGAGTTTGCCAGGAGTAGGTCAAAAAACAGCAAATGTTGTTATGGCAGATATGTTTAATGAACCCTCATTAGCTGTAGATACACACGTAGAAAGAGTTTCTAAACGGTTACGTTTTTGTTCGTTAAAAGCGAACGTTTCACAGGTAGAAGAGACGCTTAAAAAAAAGGTACCTAAGCATTTATGGATAAAAACACATCATACATTGATTTTTTTTGGCCGCTATCATTGCTTTGCTAGAAATCCTAAGTGTCCAGTTTGTCCTTTGCTTTATATGTGTCCGGAAGGTAAAAAGCGTTTGAAAGTAAAAAATGATTAA